The following proteins are encoded in a genomic region of Methanoculleus bourgensis MS2:
- a CDS encoding 50S ribosomal protein L1 translates to MVDKTSILDAVTTALEKAPERKFKESVDITVNLRNIDMSQPKNRIDETILLPNGFDNVKIAVLGKGDITTQAKDVDVDLIIGPEEIERLGGEPREARKVAAEYQFFLAETAMMPLVGRYLGVRLGPRGRMPMPIPTGTDIRPIVQRLRSSVKIRTKDKKVFHAKVGSATMEPEEIAENIDVILRRIESVLESGALNIHSVYVKTTMGPAVRMI, encoded by the coding sequence ATGGTTGATAAAACCAGTATACTGGATGCCGTAACGACGGCACTGGAGAAAGCTCCGGAACGGAAGTTCAAGGAGAGCGTGGATATCACCGTCAACCTCAGGAATATCGATATGTCCCAGCCCAAGAATCGTATCGATGAGACGATTCTCCTCCCGAACGGTTTTGACAACGTCAAGATCGCGGTTCTCGGGAAGGGCGACATCACCACCCAGGCAAAGGATGTTGATGTGGACCTTATCATCGGACCTGAGGAGATCGAGCGGCTCGGGGGAGAACCCCGCGAAGCGCGAAAAGTGGCGGCAGAATACCAGTTCTTCCTCGCAGAGACAGCAATGATGCCTCTCGTCGGTCGTTATCTTGGTGTCAGGCTCGGCCCACGCGGGCGGATGCCGATGCCAATCCCGACGGGAACGGACATCCGGCCGATTGTCCAGCGTCTGCGCAGTTCCGTAAAGATCCGGACGAAGGACAAGAAGGTTTTCCACGCAAAGGTTGGATCCGCCACGATGGAACCTGAGGAGATCGCTGAGAACATCGATGTGATCCTCCGGAGGATTGAGTCCGTCCTGGAGAGCGGGGCACTGAATATTCACTCGGTCTACGTGAAGACAACCATGGGACCGGCTGTGAGGATGATCTGA
- the rpoA2 gene encoding DNA-directed RNA polymerase subunit A'', with product MNSDLEERIDTLDLPYRTREDLKASLADRDITEEEFDKILEMIFFEYEKTRIEPCEAVGVVAAQSIGEPGTQMTMRTFHYAGVAEINVTLGLPRLIEIMDARREPSTPTMAVFLLEDWAFNRDRAREVSWQIEAAPLHEFGDITIDMEHMQVFVQLNKQVCDRRRIAVDEIIETAPRKIKEKRHFRDFEVEGDPKKASIVFTPKDRESYQNLFQLAEHVRNVIVQGIDDIERVVVRKEGGEYILYTEGSNLKDVFEVEGVDTTRTRSNNISEIADVLGIEAGRNAIIQEALSTLNEQGIGVDVRHIMLVADMMCMDGEVKQIGRHGIAGEKESVLSRAAFEVTVNHLLDAAIANEVDELNGVTENVIVGQPIQLGTGDVRLIAKRVNLKT from the coding sequence ATGAACAGCGATCTTGAAGAGCGGATCGATACCCTCGATCTGCCCTACCGGACCCGGGAAGACCTGAAGGCGAGTCTCGCAGACCGGGATATCACTGAAGAAGAGTTTGACAAGATCCTCGAGATGATCTTCTTCGAGTACGAGAAGACCAGGATTGAGCCCTGCGAGGCGGTTGGTGTCGTGGCGGCACAGTCGATCGGCGAGCCCGGTACCCAGATGACGATGCGGACCTTCCACTACGCGGGTGTGGCCGAGATCAACGTTACCCTGGGTCTCCCCCGGCTCATCGAGATCATGGATGCGCGGCGGGAGCCGAGCACCCCCACGATGGCGGTCTTCCTGCTGGAAGACTGGGCGTTCAACCGTGACCGCGCCCGTGAGGTGAGCTGGCAGATCGAGGCCGCGCCGCTCCATGAGTTTGGGGATATTACCATCGATATGGAGCATATGCAGGTCTTTGTCCAGCTCAACAAGCAGGTCTGTGACCGGCGGAGGATCGCGGTGGACGAGATCATCGAGACGGCCCCGAGAAAGATCAAGGAGAAGCGGCACTTCCGCGACTTCGAGGTCGAAGGGGATCCGAAGAAGGCATCGATCGTGTTCACCCCAAAAGACCGGGAGAGTTACCAGAACCTCTTCCAGCTCGCGGAGCACGTCAGGAACGTCATCGTTCAGGGTATCGATGACATCGAGCGGGTGGTCGTCAGAAAAGAGGGCGGAGAGTATATCCTTTATACTGAAGGCTCCAACCTAAAAGATGTCTTCGAAGTCGAGGGCGTTGATACAACCCGCACGCGGAGCAACAACATCAGCGAGATCGCTGATGTGCTCGGTATCGAGGCGGGCCGGAACGCGATCATCCAGGAAGCCTTAAGTACCCTGAACGAACAGGGTATCGGCGTTGATGTTCGTCATATCATGCTCGTCGCTGATATGATGTGCATGGATGGCGAGGTCAAGCAGATCGGCCGGCACGGTATTGCCGGCGAGAAGGAGAGCGTCCTCTCCCGGGCTGCATTCGAAGTGACAGTCAACCATCTGCTGGATGCAGCAATCGCGAACGAGGTGGACGAATTGAACGGTGTCACCGAGAACGTGATCGTGGGCCAGCCTATTCAGCTCGGCACCGGCGATGTGAGACTCATCGCAAAACGCGTAAACCTGAAAACCTAG
- the ftsZ gene encoding cell division protein FtsZ, whose protein sequence is MKSIVEEALSRAREEQRFSEPTEIDKELEDILIELRTEIAVVGCGGGGSNTVTRMSEEGINGARLIALNTDAQHLIRTEAETRILIGKQRTRGLGAGSIPQVGEEAALENEDEIKRAVEGCDMVFITTGLGGGTGTGSAPVVAKSAREEGALTIAVVTLPFTAEGAIRAQNAEAGLERLREVADTVIVVPNDRLLEVVPRLPLHAAFKVSDEVLMRAVKGITELITTPGLVNLDFADVRTVMERGGVAMIGMGESDSEDKAADSVKKALRSPLLDVDISGATAALVNVVGGPDMTMSEAEGVIQEVYQRIDPDARIIWGAQVDPDMQGKMRTLLVVTGVRSPQIYGRNEKSMPRMMKQFEIDFLK, encoded by the coding sequence ATGAAATCTATCGTAGAAGAGGCACTTTCACGGGCGCGGGAGGAGCAGCGCTTTTCTGAGCCCACCGAGATCGACAAGGAGCTTGAGGATATCCTCATCGAACTCCGGACTGAGATCGCAGTCGTCGGGTGCGGGGGCGGCGGTTCGAACACGGTCACACGGATGTCGGAGGAAGGTATCAACGGGGCGCGGTTAATTGCCCTCAACACCGACGCCCAGCACCTCATCAGGACTGAGGCGGAGACACGCATCCTGATCGGGAAGCAGAGGACCCGCGGTCTTGGTGCAGGCTCGATCCCGCAGGTCGGCGAAGAGGCGGCCCTCGAGAACGAGGACGAGATCAAGCGGGCCGTCGAAGGATGCGACATGGTCTTCATCACCACCGGCCTCGGGGGCGGTACCGGCACCGGCTCCGCACCGGTGGTCGCGAAGTCGGCCCGGGAAGAGGGGGCCCTGACCATCGCCGTGGTCACCCTCCCGTTCACGGCCGAGGGTGCCATCCGGGCGCAGAACGCCGAGGCCGGTCTCGAACGGCTCCGTGAAGTGGCCGATACCGTCATCGTCGTCCCGAACGATCGCCTGCTTGAGGTTGTGCCCCGCCTCCCGCTCCACGCCGCCTTCAAGGTCTCAGATGAAGTGCTGATGCGGGCGGTCAAGGGCATCACCGAGCTGATCACGACACCGGGGCTCGTGAACCTCGACTTCGCCGACGTCAGGACCGTCATGGAGCGGGGAGGCGTCGCGATGATCGGTATGGGTGAGAGTGACAGCGAGGACAAGGCCGCCGACTCGGTCAAGAAGGCGCTGCGCTCCCCGCTGCTCGACGTGGATATCTCCGGGGCGACCGCGGCGCTCGTCAACGTGGTCGGCGGGCCGGACATGACCATGTCCGAGGCTGAAGGCGTCATACAGGAGGTTTACCAGAGAATCGACCCCGATGCCCGTATCATCTGGGGTGCACAGGTCGATCCCGATATGCAGGGCAAGATGCGGACGCTGCTCGTTGTCACCGGTGTCCGGTCACCACAAATATATGGGAGAAACGAAAAGAGTATGCCACGGATGATGAAGCAGTTTGAGATCGACTTCCTGAAGTGA
- a CDS encoding 50S ribosomal protein L11, which yields MTETVEVLVPGGKATAGPPLGPALGPLGINVKAVVDEINKKTADFNGMQVPVTVTVDEKRNFTIDVGIPPTTALIMKEAGIGKGASEPGTQVAGDLPLEAAVRIARMKIDDMLSYDLKSAVKEVVGTCVSVGVTVEGQKPNAMIQAINDGTYDSVLVA from the coding sequence ATGACAGAAACGGTCGAGGTATTGGTACCCGGCGGTAAGGCTACGGCAGGTCCGCCTCTCGGGCCTGCGCTCGGACCTCTCGGTATCAACGTGAAGGCTGTCGTCGACGAGATCAACAAGAAGACGGCCGATTTCAACGGCATGCAGGTGCCGGTGACGGTCACTGTCGACGAGAAGCGGAACTTCACGATTGATGTGGGTATTCCGCCCACGACGGCTCTCATCATGAAAGAGGCCGGCATCGGGAAGGGCGCCTCAGAGCCCGGTACCCAGGTGGCAGGAGACCTGCCGCTGGAGGCCGCTGTCCGTATCGCCCGTATGAAGATTGATGACATGCTCTCGTACGACCTGAAATCGGCGGTCAAAGAGGTCGTCGGAACGTGCGTGAGCGTCGGCGTCACCGTTGAGGGACAAAAACCCAATGCGATGATCCAGGCCATCAACGACGGAACATATGACAGCGTACTCGTCGCATAG
- a CDS encoding NusA-like transcription termination signal-binding factor — protein sequence MPQVVLTEECMRLISQFESLTGAGSRDCVVDNRNERIIFVINPGDMGLAIGRGGSSIKKASDVMGKRIEVVEYSPDPGQFIRNCFLPAHVTDIDFATDAEDQPIARVEVRDEDRGLAIGKAGKNIFKAKVLAQRQHDIADVQLVQNEVA from the coding sequence ATGCCACAGGTCGTGCTGACTGAGGAGTGCATGCGCCTCATCTCCCAATTTGAGAGTCTTACCGGCGCAGGTAGCCGCGATTGCGTCGTTGACAACCGTAACGAGCGCATCATCTTCGTGATCAATCCCGGCGACATGGGTCTTGCCATCGGCAGGGGCGGATCGAGTATCAAGAAGGCTTCCGACGTGATGGGGAAGCGGATCGAGGTTGTAGAGTATTCGCCGGACCCGGGCCAGTTCATCCGGAACTGTTTCCTCCCTGCGCATGTCACTGATATCGACTTTGCCACCGATGCGGAGGATCAGCCGATCGCCCGCGTGGAGGTGCGCGATGAGGATCGGGGGCTTGCTATCGGGAAAGCAGGGAAAAATATCTTCAAGGCAAAGGTTCTTGCGCAGCGGCAGCACGACATCGCCGATGTCCAGCTGGTGCAGAACGAAGTTGCCTGA
- a CDS encoding 50S ribosomal protein L30e: MDFNASLRKAVKTGTVFLGRNKTQECIEEGKARLVVVAKNSPESVKNLVKETDIPVYIYEGSSVQLGKACGMPYVVSALAVIEPGESDILNVARV, translated from the coding sequence ATGGACTTTAATGCTTCACTACGCAAAGCCGTGAAGACTGGTACCGTGTTTCTGGGCCGGAACAAGACCCAGGAATGCATCGAGGAAGGCAAGGCGAGACTTGTCGTGGTGGCTAAAAACAGCCCCGAATCTGTCAAAAACCTCGTGAAAGAAACCGACATCCCTGTCTACATCTACGAGGGTTCGAGTGTCCAGCTCGGGAAAGCCTGCGGTATGCCGTACGTTGTCAGTGCGCTTGCCGTGATCGAGCCTGGTGAATCCGATATCCTGAATGTTGCGAGAGTGTAG
- a CDS encoding 50S ribosomal protein L10 — protein sequence MTLYTQNLPRWKKEEVAEIKRSIEEHTLVGVVDMYGIPASQVQQIRRSLRGTARVKMARNTLIEHALSDLGGSVAALNEHATGQSALIFTNENPFKLFKLLEKTKTKMAAKPGETAPEDIVVPKGPTSFKPGPIVGELQQVGIPAAIEGGKVKIREAKTVVKEGETISKKVADALVKLGIKPMDVGLVLQAAYYRDTIFTPDLLAIDEEAYASNIVLAAQQAFNLSVNAVIPTRLTISAIIGKAVREARNVGVEASIYEKGVIDLIIGRAQQQMLAVALVAADHGFELDEATLKAASAATAAAPAAAEPAEEAKPAEEEKEEEKKEEEEESGMAGLGALFG from the coding sequence ATGACGCTCTATACGCAGAATCTGCCCCGGTGGAAGAAGGAAGAAGTAGCCGAGATCAAGCGCAGCATCGAGGAGCACACGCTCGTCGGCGTCGTGGACATGTATGGCATTCCCGCCTCACAGGTCCAGCAGATCCGGCGGAGCCTCCGCGGCACCGCGAGGGTGAAGATGGCCCGCAACACGCTGATCGAGCATGCGTTAAGCGACCTCGGCGGCAGCGTTGCGGCCTTAAACGAGCACGCCACGGGCCAGAGCGCCCTGATCTTCACAAACGAAAACCCCTTCAAGCTCTTCAAGTTGCTTGAGAAGACGAAGACCAAGATGGCGGCGAAGCCCGGCGAGACTGCGCCTGAGGATATCGTCGTCCCGAAGGGACCGACCTCCTTCAAGCCCGGACCCATTGTGGGCGAGCTTCAGCAGGTGGGAATTCCCGCAGCCATTGAGGGCGGAAAGGTCAAGATCCGCGAGGCCAAGACGGTCGTGAAGGAAGGCGAGACCATCAGCAAGAAGGTTGCTGATGCGCTCGTGAAACTCGGTATCAAGCCGATGGACGTCGGTCTCGTCCTGCAGGCTGCATACTACCGCGACACTATCTTCACGCCTGATCTCCTGGCCATCGACGAAGAGGCCTACGCGAGCAACATCGTGCTTGCGGCACAGCAGGCGTTCAACCTCTCGGTCAACGCCGTCATACCGACCAGGCTTACCATCAGCGCCATCATCGGCAAGGCGGTGCGGGAGGCCCGGAACGTGGGCGTCGAGGCGAGCATCTACGAGAAGGGGGTCATTGACCTCATCATCGGACGGGCACAGCAGCAGATGCTGGCCGTCGCGCTCGTAGCGGCAGACCATGGCTTCGAACTCGATGAGGCGACCCTGAAGGCCGCTTCCGCTGCAACCGCTGCTGCACCCGCTGCAGCGGAGCCCGCAGAAGAGGCAAAACCCGCGGAAGAGGAGAAGGAAGAGGAGAAGAAGGAAGAAGAGGAAGAGAGCGGCATGGCCGGTCTTGGAGCACTCTTCGGCTAA
- a CDS encoding transcription elongation factor Spt5, with the protein MAASANRIYAIKTTAKQERTVADNIEKVTRDQKDIHVTAVMVPEELRGYVLVESPDTIARIEQLVELIPHARAVVEGSTDLSEVEHFLVPKPVVSGITEGTIVEIIAGPFKGEKAVVKRIDSAKEEITVELYESMVPIPITVRGDSVRVVERTEESH; encoded by the coding sequence ATGGCTGCAAGCGCAAACAGGATATACGCAATAAAGACGACCGCAAAACAGGAACGGACGGTAGCCGACAACATCGAGAAAGTGACCCGGGACCAGAAAGACATCCATGTGACGGCCGTCATGGTGCCTGAGGAGCTGAGGGGCTACGTCCTTGTGGAGAGCCCTGACACCATCGCACGGATTGAGCAGTTGGTGGAGCTGATCCCCCACGCGCGCGCGGTGGTGGAGGGCTCGACCGACCTCTCTGAGGTTGAGCACTTCCTGGTGCCAAAACCGGTGGTCAGCGGCATCACCGAGGGCACAATCGTCGAGATCATCGCCGGCCCGTTCAAGGGCGAGAAAGCGGTCGTAAAAAGGATCGATTCCGCGAAGGAAGAGATCACCGTTGAGCTCTATGAGAGCATGGTTCCCATCCCAATCACGGTGCGGGGCGATTCGGTCCGCGTCGTGGAGCGGACTGAAGAATCTCACTGA
- a CDS encoding D-aminoacyl-tRNA deacylase, which yields MRIALINSKQDVAGVNIRHRLEELLAAGGRWPLADDHTLTFHEVDGRLIYQDRIDEEVKADLIIFISRHASAQPTPALTVHVTGNYDTADLGGEPGALAPAAPAWMHAILRNLAARAPEGYRVSYEVTHHGPTALSTPSLFVEIGSTATEWADPVAGRAVAESMLSAVPEETINFIGFGGTHYAMRQTEIALSSRGAFGHIAPARQIGFLDPGLIQQMREASCAVAAYIDRKSLPADEVRRIERMLDDAGLLLLSESEILDIGDLEWTTYLRVRALAEEIAPGSRVHIHGLTGDGTPAPVQINPDLVEETAKINKEKFIEALGKLPVAHLSKGSTEVLPSFIGFEHETSRLASDITTLCVKLLLICENTVIAGDHLVLRKVRFDPAKARRHGVPKGPLFAMLAGGRAVEIDGRKITPDMVQTTSAKRIHIPGLERYT from the coding sequence ATGCGGATCGCGCTGATTAATTCAAAACAGGACGTTGCGGGGGTAAACATCCGCCATCGCCTCGAAGAACTCCTTGCGGCCGGCGGGAGATGGCCGCTGGCGGATGACCACACGCTGACGTTCCATGAGGTCGACGGGCGCCTGATCTACCAGGACCGGATCGATGAGGAGGTCAAAGCCGACCTGATCATCTTCATCTCCCGGCACGCGAGTGCACAGCCGACGCCGGCCCTGACCGTGCACGTGACCGGCAACTACGATACCGCCGATCTCGGAGGGGAGCCGGGAGCGCTTGCACCGGCGGCTCCCGCGTGGATGCACGCCATTCTTCGAAACCTCGCCGCTCGGGCCCCGGAGGGCTACCGTGTCTCCTACGAGGTGACCCACCACGGCCCGACGGCCCTCTCGACGCCGTCGCTCTTCGTCGAGATCGGGTCCACCGCCACCGAGTGGGCCGACCCGGTTGCCGGACGAGCTGTGGCGGAGAGCATGCTCTCCGCGGTACCGGAGGAGACGATCAACTTCATCGGGTTCGGCGGGACCCACTACGCCATGCGGCAGACCGAGATCGCGCTCTCCTCCCGGGGTGCCTTCGGCCACATCGCACCGGCACGACAGATTGGGTTCCTTGACCCCGGCCTCATCCAGCAGATGCGGGAAGCAAGCTGTGCCGTGGCAGCCTACATCGACAGAAAATCGCTTCCCGCCGACGAGGTTCGAAGGATCGAGCGGATGCTCGACGACGCCGGACTTCTCCTCCTCTCAGAGTCAGAGATCCTTGATATTGGAGACCTCGAGTGGACCACCTACCTCAGGGTCAGGGCTCTCGCGGAGGAGATCGCTCCCGGCTCACGCGTCCATATCCACGGCCTTACCGGAGACGGAACCCCGGCTCCGGTGCAGATTAACCCGGATCTGGTAGAAGAAACTGCAAAAATCAATAAGGAGAAGTTTATCGAAGCTCTCGGGAAATTGCCGGTGGCTCACCTCTCGAAAGGCTCAACAGAAGTTCTACCCTCCTTTATCGGCTTTGAGCACGAGACCTCCCGACTCGCAAGTGATATAACTACCTTGTGCGTAAAACTCTTACTTATCTGTGAAAACACTGTTATCGCGGGTGATCATCTTGTCCTTCGGAAGGTTCGGTTCGACCCAGCGAAGGCGCGCAGACACGGAGTTCCGAAAGGACCGCTCTTTGCCATGCTAGCTGGCGGGAGAGCGGTCGAGATCGACGGGCGGAAGATCACACCCGATATGGTGCAGACAACCAGCGCGAAACGGATACATATCCCGGGATTGGAGAGATATACATGA
- a CDS encoding DNA-directed RNA polymerase subunit A', which produces MTSPKRVGRIEFGLFSPKEIRKMSVRKIIWADTYDDDGFPYPQGLMDLHLGVIDPGLRCKTCDQKAADCPGHFGHIELAKPVIHVGYTRLIRKLLRVTCRSCSRLLMTTEEVEKIVGPEESDLTVDVVSEKDVKKERICPHCGEQQLKINFEKPTTFSEVFVEDGRKVEHKLTPADIRARLEKIPDDDLRLMGVNPDVARPEWTILTVLPVPPVTMRPSIILENGQRSEDDLTHKLVDIIRINQRFKENQDAGAPQLIIEDLWELLQYHVTTYLDNEVAGCPPARHRSGRPLKTLSQRLKGKEGRFRGSLSGKRVNFSARTVISPDPNLSIGEVGIPLAIANEMTVPVRITPFNIEEMRQYVLNGPVRPTIRSPCGANYVIRPDNRRMRLSDVNLETVMEMLEPGWTVERQLKDGDIVLFNRQPSLHRMSIMAHRIVVMDGKTFRLNPAVCPPYNADFDGDEMNLHIPQTEEARAEAEILVSVQANILSPRTGGPIIGGIHDHISGIFLLTHRMRHFRKEDVLYLTQHLDLDHLPEPDSVDSNGNLLWTNKQVFSLILPGELNMIFRASSCQNCETCRREMCENDAYVRIIDGQLVTGTIDKKAIGAFDGQILHRIIRQYGMKRAARFIDDVTKLSIRGIMLQGFSFGIDDEDLTKTEYGQIDEVLNGAVSDVERRIKIFKEGQLEPMPGRTLEETLEMQIMQVLGKARDRTGEIAGRHLGMDNSAVVMAVSGARGSMLNLTQMAGCLGQQSVRGERIMRGYEDRTLPHFRRNELGAEAHGFIANSYKSGLSPTEFFFHAIGGREGLVDTAVRTSQSGYLQRRMINALQDLKVAYDGTVRTTGGRIIQFRYGEDGTDPARSSYGAPVDVKGIVESVLKEEVK; this is translated from the coding sequence ATGACCAGTCCAAAACGTGTTGGAAGGATCGAGTTCGGGCTCTTCTCCCCGAAAGAGATCCGCAAAATGAGCGTCCGGAAGATCATCTGGGCAGACACCTACGACGATGACGGGTTCCCCTACCCGCAGGGCCTGATGGACCTGCACCTGGGCGTCATCGACCCCGGTCTCCGGTGTAAGACCTGTGACCAGAAGGCGGCAGATTGTCCGGGCCACTTCGGGCATATCGAGCTCGCAAAGCCTGTCATCCATGTAGGGTATACCCGGCTGATCCGGAAACTCCTGCGGGTGACCTGCAGGTCCTGTTCCCGGCTGCTGATGACGACCGAAGAGGTCGAGAAGATCGTCGGGCCTGAGGAGAGCGACCTCACCGTGGATGTTGTCTCCGAGAAAGACGTCAAGAAAGAACGGATCTGTCCCCACTGCGGGGAACAGCAGCTCAAGATCAACTTCGAGAAACCCACCACCTTCTCCGAGGTCTTCGTGGAAGACGGGAGGAAGGTGGAGCACAAACTGACTCCTGCCGACATCAGGGCGCGTCTTGAGAAGATCCCGGACGACGACCTGCGGCTGATGGGGGTCAACCCTGACGTCGCGCGGCCGGAGTGGACGATCCTTACGGTTCTCCCGGTCCCGCCGGTCACGATGCGTCCCTCGATCATCCTCGAGAACGGGCAGCGGTCCGAGGATGACCTGACCCACAAGCTTGTGGATATCATCAGGATCAACCAGCGGTTCAAGGAGAACCAGGATGCCGGCGCTCCCCAGTTGATCATCGAGGACCTCTGGGAACTCCTGCAGTACCACGTCACCACCTACCTCGACAACGAGGTGGCGGGGTGCCCGCCCGCCCGGCACCGGAGCGGTCGGCCCTTAAAGACCCTCTCGCAGCGGCTCAAAGGGAAGGAAGGGCGGTTCCGTGGTTCGCTCTCAGGGAAGCGTGTGAACTTCTCCGCCCGTACGGTGATCTCGCCCGACCCGAACCTCTCTATCGGCGAGGTCGGGATACCGCTTGCTATCGCAAACGAGATGACCGTCCCGGTCAGGATAACCCCGTTCAACATCGAGGAGATGCGGCAGTACGTCTTAAACGGTCCTGTACGTCCTACCATCAGGTCGCCCTGCGGTGCAAACTATGTCATCAGGCCCGACAACCGGAGGATGCGTCTTTCGGATGTAAACCTGGAGACGGTCATGGAGATGCTCGAGCCGGGCTGGACGGTGGAGCGGCAGTTGAAGGACGGGGATATTGTCCTCTTCAACCGGCAGCCCTCGCTGCACCGGATGAGTATCATGGCCCACCGCATTGTCGTGATGGACGGGAAGACCTTCCGGCTGAACCCGGCGGTCTGTCCTCCCTACAACGCCGACTTCGATGGCGACGAGATGAACCTGCACATCCCACAGACCGAGGAGGCGCGGGCGGAGGCCGAGATCCTGGTCTCGGTGCAGGCAAACATCCTCTCGCCGAGGACCGGCGGTCCGATCATCGGCGGCATCCACGACCACATCTCGGGGATCTTCCTCTTAACGCACAGGATGCGCCACTTCCGAAAAGAGGACGTGCTCTATCTCACCCAGCACCTCGACCTCGACCACCTGCCTGAGCCTGATTCGGTGGATAGTAACGGGAACCTGCTGTGGACCAACAAGCAGGTCTTCTCGCTCATCCTTCCCGGAGAACTGAACATGATCTTCCGCGCTTCGTCGTGCCAGAACTGTGAGACCTGCCGACGTGAGATGTGCGAGAACGATGCTTACGTTCGGATCATCGACGGGCAGCTGGTCACCGGCACCATCGATAAGAAGGCGATCGGTGCGTTCGACGGCCAGATCCTGCACCGGATCATCAGGCAGTACGGCATGAAGCGGGCCGCCCGGTTCATCGACGACGTGACCAAACTCTCGATCCGGGGTATCATGCTCCAGGGCTTCTCGTTTGGCATCGATGACGAAGACCTGACCAAGACCGAATACGGTCAGATCGATGAAGTGCTCAATGGTGCCGTCAGCGACGTCGAGCGCCGGATCAAGATCTTCAAGGAGGGGCAGCTCGAACCGATGCCGGGCCGGACACTCGAGGAGACGCTTGAGATGCAGATCATGCAGGTCCTTGGCAAGGCCCGTGACCGCACCGGTGAGATCGCCGGGCGGCACCTTGGGATGGATAACAGCGCTGTGGTGATGGCGGTCTCCGGCGCCCGTGGGTCGATGCTGAACCTGACGCAGATGGCCGGTTGTCTCGGGCAGCAGTCGGTTCGTGGTGAGCGAATCATGCGTGGCTACGAGGACCGGACCCTGCCGCATTTCCGGCGCAACGAGCTCGGTGCGGAGGCGCACGGGTTCATCGCCAACAGTTACAAGAGCGGTCTCTCCCCGACCGAGTTCTTCTTCCACGCCATCGGTGGGCGTGAGGGTCTCGTGGACACTGCGGTTCGTACATCGCAGAGTGGCTACCTGCAGCGGCGGATGATCAATGCCCTGCAGGATCTCAAAGTGGCGTACGATGGCACCGTCCGGACGACGGGCGGCCGGATCATCCAGTTCCGCTACGGCGAGGACGGGACTGACCCTGCAAGGAGCAGTTACGGCGCCCCGGTGGACGTGAAAGGCATCGTGGAGAGTGTCTTAAAGGAGGAGGTCAAATGA
- a CDS encoding protein translocase SEC61 complex subunit gamma: MMDYKEKFKEAKSFKVEEEFFKKYWRVLKLARTPTRDEFSKIAIVAATGILLIGLVGFIIYEIMLVLPK, encoded by the coding sequence ATGATGGATTATAAAGAGAAGTTTAAGGAAGCAAAGTCCTTCAAGGTCGAAGAGGAATTCTTCAAGAAGTACTGGCGTGTGCTGAAACTGGCGAGGACGCCGACTCGTGACGAATTCTCGAAGATCGCGATCGTTGCAGCGACCGGCATCCTGCTTATCGGCCTTGTCGGCTTTATTATATACGAGATCATGCTGGTACTGCCCAAATGA
- the rpl12p gene encoding 50S ribosomal protein P1 encodes MEYIYAALLLHNAGKDVTDENVTAVLKAAGVAVEDARVKALVAALEDVNIEEAISKAAVAPVAAAAPAAAAPAAAAPAAAEEEKEEEKKEEEEESGMAGLGALFG; translated from the coding sequence ATGGAGTATATCTACGCTGCACTGCTCCTGCACAACGCAGGCAAAGACGTAACTGATGAGAATGTGACTGCTGTCCTGAAGGCCGCCGGCGTCGCCGTCGAGGACGCCCGTGTCAAGGCGCTCGTCGCCGCACTCGAGGACGTGAACATCGAGGAGGCCATCAGCAAGGCCGCCGTCGCACCGGTCGCCGCCGCTGCACCCGCAGCCGCTGCCCCTGCAGCCGCCGCACCCGCAGCCGCTGAAGAAGAGAAGGAAGAGGAGAAGAAGGAAGAGGAAGAAGAGAGCGGCATGGCCGGTCTCGGAGCCCTCTTCGGCTAA